The Dokdonia sp. 4H-3-7-5 genomic interval TTGAGTTACTCAAAGAAAAACTTGCTCATAGGGTTACAAAAGAAGGGGTGTTGCTGCTCGCTTCTCAAACCTCACGTAGTCAGCACAAAAACAAAGAGGACGTGATAAAACGTCTGTTTGCACTGCTAGAGGTAGCTGTACAAAGACCTAAGATTAGAATAAAGAAACGCCCTTCTAAGATGGCAAAGCTTAAACGCCTTAACGCTAAAAAAGTGCAATCTGAAAAGAAAGCAAACAGACGCAAACCGTCGTATTAATTGACATTCGGTTTACTATAGAAGAATATAGAGTAATGAAAAAAGCCATCAAGAGTTACAACTCGTGATGGCTTTTTTTAATTTACATGTGGTGTGATTTACTCCACAATAAACTTTCCTTTCATTAATCCAGAGTGTCCAGGGAAACTACAGATAAAGTCATAAGTCCCAGCTGCTGGAGCAGTAAATGTTACAGAGGTAGTCTGGCCACCACCTATCATTTTTGTGTGTGCTATAATCTGGTCTTCATTTGCAATCCAGTCTTTTGCTTCACCAGCGGTAGCTGCTGCTGCCGAAAATTCTGGTATTGACGTACCTTGTTTAAGCAATACAAAGTTGTGTCCCATAACTTTAATCCCTATTTTTCCAGTATGGCGAAAGGTAAGAGTTACTTCTTGTCCAGCCTTTGCCTTAAGCTCGCTCTTGTCATATTTCATGAGGTCATTACCTGCAAGTGCTAGATTTACAGTGTTCTCATCTGCTTTTGTAGCAGCTTTTTTTGATCCTATTTTTACAGCCTCTTTAGTTTCTTTTTTTTCTCCTTCACCACAACTTACCATTATAGTAGCAAGTGCAATCACTGCTAGAAATCCTTTAATTCTCATAATTTATAGTTTTGTTTATTAATATAAAGATAACTAACGCTTACTTTTTACTCCATATTTTTTTGAAAAAACTCTAGCGTACGCAGTTCATTATAGTAAAATTCTCCTTTCATATAGAATCCTACATGACCTCCATGGTCTGGCATTTCTAAGTGTATAATATTAGAGTTTTTTGCCTGTGCTATAGGATAGCAATCACCGTGAAGAAAGCTATCATTCTTTGCATTGAGAATAAGGGTAGGTACAGTAATCTTATCAAGGTAGTCAAAGCTGCTTGCTCGAGCATAATAATCAAGAGCATCCTCAAAGCCATGTGCCGGTGCGGTATACAAATCGTCAAAACGTTTTAAGCTATTGATTTTTTTATATTCTTCCTTATTCATCTTATCAGGAAACTGTTGCATCTTCTTGCGATACTTAGCTCTAAGGTGTACTAAAAATGATGTGCGATAAATGATATTTTCCCTTTTTGTAAGTTGTTCAAGAGAAGCTTTAAGATCTGCTGGAACACCTATGCAAGCAGCACATGTCACTTGTGAAGGGATATCATCTTGTTCTCCTAGATACTTGAGCACGGCATTGCCTCCTAGACTTACTCCATATAGGTTAATATGGCTATAACCCTTAGTAACAAGAGCGTTTACTACAAACCTAATATCGCCGGTATCGCCGCTGTGGTATGATCTATACAATCTATTCTGGCTACCACTGCACCCTCTAAAGTTTATAGCAGCCACATCATAACCATGATTGCTCAACAACTTTGCGGTGCCTAGTATGTATGGTCGCTGTGCGTCTCCCTCAAGTCCATGTAGCAATACTGCAACTTTTTTAATGTTGTCTCCCTGTGGTGTTGCGGCTAGTGTCCAGTCTATATCTATATAATCCCTATCTGGAAGTTCCATACGCTCACGAGTTTGCGTGATCCCCTTTACACGTCTAATCTTTGCAGAATAAATGGTGGAGAAATGTGGATCTTTAAAAAGTCCGCTTGCGCGAAAACGTGAGGGTACAATGGGCATTATGTAAGGTGGTGTACTATTAGTAAAAGACTATTAAGAGATTATAAAAATAGGTACAATTAAGCTTTCGCGAAAGCGTAATAATCAAAGCTATAGAAAGTAGTTTTATTTAATGTTTTTTTTTGTGAAACAAACATTCCAATTATATTTATCAAGATTATAACCTCACAAAATGCCTAGAACCGAAGATTTTGATAGAGAAATTGTACTAGCAAAAGCAAGAGATTTGTTTTGGCGAAAAGGATATAACGGTACGAGTATGAGTAATCTTGTAGAAGTTACGGGACTTAATAGGTCGAGTATATACAATTCGTTTGGCAATAAAAAAGCCATTTATAAAACCTTATTAATACAGTACCAAGAAGAAAATGAAAAGATTTGTACAAATGCTTTAGTACGAGCATCTAATCCGCTAGAGGGAATTCGTTTTGTATTTGAAAATTTTATAGACGAGATTGAAAAAGATACGCAAGGAAGAGGTTGCTTTAGTATAAATTGTAAAGTGGAGCTTAGTAGGGAGGACGAGTCAATAAGAGATTATCTCGAGAAGATGCAAGATCACAGAATAGAGTTTTTTAAAGGCTTAGTGCAAGAAGGACAAGACGCACAACTCATAAACACAAAGCAGTCTGCATCACAGTATGCTTATTTTCTATTCTGCACTTTTCAAGGAATACGTACTACAGGAATGTTTTTGAGAAATCGCGATATTTTACAGCAAATTGTACAGAACGCGCTTAGGGTATTGCGTCCGGATTCTTAACCTATTCTTAAGGTGATATAAGATTTTGAAATTGTAATTTTACAAACTAAACAGCACTAACTATAGCGCATAAGCGCATTAAATAATTATAATATGTACACGAAGGAATTTGACATACGATGGAGTGATATAGATGCAAATCGTCATCTAGCAAACTCTGCATATGTAAATTTTATGTCTCAT includes:
- the arfB gene encoding alternative ribosome rescue aminoacyl-tRNA hydrolase ArfB; this encodes MNKELLLTELTFKATRSSGPGGQHANKTSSRVELSWAMYESAAVTEVELELLKEKLAHRVTKEGVLLLASQTSRSQHKNKEDVIKRLFALLEVAVQRPKIRIKKRPSKMAKLKRLNAKKVQSEKKANRRKPSY
- the azu gene encoding azurin — encoded protein: MRIKGFLAVIALATIMVSCGEGEKKETKEAVKIGSKKAATKADENTVNLALAGNDLMKYDKSELKAKAGQEVTLTFRHTGKIGIKVMGHNFVLLKQGTSIPEFSAAAATAGEAKDWIANEDQIIAHTKMIGGGQTTSVTFTAPAAGTYDFICSFPGHSGLMKGKFIVE
- a CDS encoding YheT family hydrolase — protein: MPIVPSRFRASGLFKDPHFSTIYSAKIRRVKGITQTRERMELPDRDYIDIDWTLAATPQGDNIKKVAVLLHGLEGDAQRPYILGTAKLLSNHGYDVAAINFRGCSGSQNRLYRSYHSGDTGDIRFVVNALVTKGYSHINLYGVSLGGNAVLKYLGEQDDIPSQVTCAACIGVPADLKASLEQLTKRENIIYRTSFLVHLRAKYRKKMQQFPDKMNKEEYKKINSLKRFDDLYTAPAHGFEDALDYYARASSFDYLDKITVPTLILNAKNDSFLHGDCYPIAQAKNSNIIHLEMPDHGGHVGFYMKGEFYYNELRTLEFFQKNME
- a CDS encoding TetR/AcrR family transcriptional regulator is translated as MPRTEDFDREIVLAKARDLFWRKGYNGTSMSNLVEVTGLNRSSIYNSFGNKKAIYKTLLIQYQEENEKICTNALVRASNPLEGIRFVFENFIDEIEKDTQGRGCFSINCKVELSREDESIRDYLEKMQDHRIEFFKGLVQEGQDAQLINTKQSASQYAYFLFCTFQGIRTTGMFLRNRDILQQIVQNALRVLRPDS